A window of the Lactuca sativa cultivar Salinas chromosome 7, Lsat_Salinas_v11, whole genome shotgun sequence genome harbors these coding sequences:
- the LOC122195026 gene encoding uncharacterized protein LOC122195026, with translation MGGEKLATALTITMIVLMAFNSSGTMAQEFGGAPAPSPSMQSDGMALQVPALLAAIVSLAACLF, from the coding sequence ATGGGAGGTGAAAAGCTAGCCACTGCACTCACCATTACAATGATTGTTCTCATGGCCTTCAACAGTTCTGGAACGATGGCTCAGGAGTTTGGGGGAGCACCAGCACCTTCCCCATCAATGCAGAGCGATGGAATGGCATTGCAGGTTCCTGCTTTACTTGCAGCCATCGTGTCTTTGGCAGCTTGCCTCTTCTAA